A genomic segment from Panthera tigris isolate Pti1 chromosome A1, P.tigris_Pti1_mat1.1, whole genome shotgun sequence encodes:
- the LOC102955759 gene encoding 60S ribosomal protein L27-like: MFRFLSTFALERRFYYSVKWLVLRWAGVRKVVPVWTRRYSGHKAVIVKNIDDGISDHPYSHALVAGIDCYPCKVTTAMDKKKITKRSKIKSFVKVYNYSHFMPIRHSVDILWDKTVGKKDVFRVLALKCKAQQEAKIKFKERYKISKNKWSFQKLWF; this comes from the exons ATGTTCAGATTTTTATCCACATTTGCTTTAGAACGAAGGTTCTACTACTCAGTGAAG TGGCTGGTGTTGAGATGGGCTGGTGTCAGGAAGGTGGTGCCAGTCTGGACTAGACGCTATTCTGGACACAAAGCGGTCATTGTGAAGAACATTGATGATGGCATCTCAGACCATCCCTACAGCCATGCCCTGGTGGCTGGAATTGACTGCTATCCCTGCAAAGTGACCACTGCCATGGACAAGAAGAAAATCACCAAAAGGTCAAAGATCAAGTCTTTTGTGAAAGTTTATAACTACAGTCACTTCATGCCCATAAGACACTCTGTGGATATCCTCTGGGACAAGACTGTGGGCAAGAAGGATGTCTTCAGAGTCCTTGCTCTTAAATGCAAGGCCCAACAAGAGGCCAAGATCAAGTTCAAGGAGAGGTACAAGATCAGCAAGAACAAATGGTCCTTCCAAAAGCTGTGGTTTTAG